CCGCATCCGCCGCTATACTGCTCATGATGCCTGCAAATACGACTGCGGCTGTCAACAGACTCCGCGGAAACGACAGAACAAGCAGACGCAGTCCTTGACTTACGAAACCTGATCGCTCCGCAACCCCCACACCAATCATGGTCACCAAAACCAATGCGAGTGGCGGAAAAGCCGCAAAGTTATCAATCGCCTCGGTGAGCATGCGACGCAAACCCTCGATCGTAAGAAGGTTGACTGCGGTAACTCTCTCCCCGTTGCTTGGGGTTGTAAGCGAAATCCCCAAAACGCTGACGAGTGCCGAAAGAAGAACTACCCCAGCCGCCAGCAAAGCAAAAAGCGTAACCGGATCCGGCAACCGATTCCCGACTCGCTCAACGAAGCTCAAGAATCGATCAGACAGCTTGGATGATCCTCTCTCAGACATTCATTTGCAAAAGGTTTGGTAAAAAATGATGTGGCGGCGTTGTCTCATTGTAATCCAGTCTATCTTCTGCCAAACAACATAGGGACTGACCGATAACGTAGATGAAAATTATTGATAAAATGAAGACTATACTCACAACCGCCACCGCACTTCTTGCCCTCTCTCTCGGGGCTTCCAAAGCTCTTGCACAATCGTCAACTTCGGATTCCGACACTATCGAAGCGCAAAAGGCCACTTCCCGCGCCTCTATTGAGTGGTGGAATAGTGACTACGAGGTAGATATTGGTCCACTATTCGCGGAGGGTTACATCAACTATCAGGAGCCTGTCGCAGCGAGCGATGACGAAAAAGGAGTAACCCTCGCCCAGTTGAAAGAGATCGTATCGAGCTACCAGACGGCTTTCCCCGGCACCGAAGTCACGATTCAAATGCAGATCGCCGCAGGCAATCGGGTAGCCACCCACTGGACCTACAAAGCAGTGCAGTCAGGCACCTATGAAGGTCTCGAGCCCACCAACAAGACAGTGACTTGGTCCGGAATCTCGATCGACGAGTACGATTCGGAAGGAAAGATCGCTAAGACGTGGGTAGTCTGGGACAAGTATACGATGTTTTCCGAGCTCGGTTTAATCAAGTAAACCGTCTTAAGCGCCCTCAAAGCGAAACGCTCAAGATAAACCCGACGGCCAAAGCATCATCGGCTGAAGCACCTTCAGGATCGATTATGTACTGAATGTCCGGTTGGAGGATTGCATTATCGGATAATTGAGC
This portion of the Verrucomicrobiota bacterium genome encodes:
- a CDS encoding ester cyclase; protein product: MKTILTTATALLALSLGASKALAQSSTSDSDTIEAQKATSRASIEWWNSDYEVDIGPLFAEGYINYQEPVAASDDEKGVTLAQLKEIVSSYQTAFPGTEVTIQMQIAAGNRVATHWTYKAVQSGTYEGLEPTNKTVTWSGISIDEYDSEGKIAKTWVVWDKYTMFSELGLIK